TCAGAACCAGCAAGCTACGAAGAACCCAAATCTGAACAACTCGACGAGATCATCTTGGATCCTGCGAAACCAGAACAGGTCATCTTTATTGGATGTGACGTACCcgacgacatcaggtcggaGCTCGTTACATTTCTCAAAGCCAACGCGGATTGCTTCGCATGGTCacatgaagatatgccaggcatcagcccagacgtcatcactcaaAAACTCAGTGTCGACCCCCGACATAAACCCGTCAAACAAAAGCTGCGGAAGTTCGCTCCAGAgcgcaaccaaattatcaacgaTGAAGTTCAGCAAGTACTAGATACAAGAAAGATCAGGGAGGTGAAATACCCAGActggttggccaatgtcgtcgtagtcaggaagaagaatgggaaatggcgagtatgcatagatttcaccgacatcaacaaagcatgccctaaagattcttttcccttaccccacatcgactccatggttgatgctactgcgggacacgagatgctcacattcatggacgcgttcagtggctacaaccagattttgatgcacccagaagatcaagagaaaaccgccttcatcacgaagcggggaacttattgttacaaggtcatgccgTTCGGATTAAGGAACGCAGGCGCCACCTATTAgcgcctagtcaacaaaatgtttAGAAACAGCTGAgcgacacaatggaagtctacatcgacgacatgcttgTGAAATCCAAGAAAGCCTCGGATCACATCACGCATCTTCAGCAAGCCTTCGACGTGTTGCGAGAGTACAACATGAAACTCAACCCCACCAAATGTTCGTTCGGAGTCTCTTTCGAAAAATTCCTAGGTTAcatggttactcaaagaggcatcgaagctagtcctgatcagatccgcGCAATCATCAACTTACAATCACCTCGAAACCAGAAGGACACACAAAAATTAGCAGGCATAGTGGCtgccctcaaccgcttcatctccaggtcaTCCGACAAGTGtaaattgttctacgacatcctcagtaagaatgagaagttcagctggacTGACCGACACGAAGCCGCATTACATCAACTCAAGCAATACCTGTCAAACCCCCCGTTACTGtccaaaccaaaaaacaatGAAGTGCTACAAGTATACCTCGCAGTTACAGAGCCGACCATGAGTGCAGTGTTAGTACGGGAAGAAGACGGAAAGCAACTACCCGTTTATTACGTCAGTAATtctttacttagcgccgaaacaaggtactctcatctcgaaaaacttgtccttgcttTAGTCGTCGCTTCAGTTAAATTGCGTCCTTATTTCGAATGTCATCTTatcactgttagaactaactatcccatgaagtcaatcatgaggaaacccgagttgtatggcaggatgtccaaatgggctaTACAATTAGGTTGCGGTTTTTTCATAAAAttcccctgaggtttgcaataatgcaccaaatacacctgcgcgtttcaaaattcataaaatacccctatttactcaaaactgttcaccaaatacccctattatgactttccgttagtcctccgttaagtcatgtttaaaattcataaaatgcaCCTAAATATAAAGGTTTTGCAtagtatacacctatttgtaaagttctttgcaccaaatacccaaacttcATAATTTGaatccaacggctagttttaatACAATATAGTCGTTATGTTCATGCTGCCTATAAGTAAGGCGGTTGTTCCCTTGACTTGCTCCATGTTTAGCCCTCTATTTCCTAAATAGCCatgagttctaattcaaaaacCGGATCCTCTTCCATCCCAAATTTGTCATACCTAAGAGTTCCAAATAAAAACTGCAATTGTGGGAGAAGATTTGCAATAAGGAGCTCGGAAACGGCTAAAAATCCGCAAAAGctttactacaagtgtgatccttgtgaTAATTTCAAGTGGTGCAAATGTTTTGTTGAGCAGACATTTGATGAAGCTCAAAGCAAGGGAAACAGAGCTGATGAAaacaggggaatgcaagaaGAACACAATAACATGCAAGAAGGAAGCAGGGGAATGGATGAAGAGTTGAAGCTATTGAAGAAGAAACTGAAACAACAGAAACAACAATTCAATTTTGCAATAAAAATTGGTGTAATAATGTTTGCATTTCTAATTTGGATAACAATGAAGTAGAGTTGTAACAAATTTCAAGAAATAACATGACTTGTTTAAGTATATGAGCTTTACAAAAACTGATTTCTAATTGGACAAATGCCACTGAAACTGCACAAAAACATCTTGTCTAAGCACTTGTGTTCTTTCCAAAAAGTGATACTAACTGTAAATTGCCTAAGCTATTTTAACTTTGTGCACCTACAGTTCACCAAAAACTGACTAACTTTTAACTTTGTGCATGGTTAAGTTGCTGTGTTTGCTCTTTTCCTCCCCCTTGGACCCCCTTGTGATGTACTTGCACCTGCTGCTGCTGAAGTGCTTGGTCCAGTGCTTGGTCCTCCATTCTTACATGTCCTTGAGTTATGACCAAACTCCCTGCACTTTCCACATTTCACATTGATGTTCCTCTTCCCCTTCATGGGTTCATTTggtcctctctttctcttcttagcaGGTCTGCCAGCTTGTCTTTTGATGACTGGAGGCTGAATGGTAGGGAGAGAAAAGTTAGGCCACTGTGTTGGGTCTGACATGGGGTGAATGTGGTCTGCATATGTAAGCTTGTATGCAGCAGACTTGAAGAATGGGGAGACAAAATCAATGGGGTTCAGCCTTTGGTCATAAATCACCCTGAGTGCATGCTTGCAGGGGATTCCAGAAATTTGCCACTTCCCACACCCACATCTTTTAGTTGATAACCTGATGGAGAAGTTCACATGTGCATCTCTGACCTCAAATTCTCCCCCACCACAGGCTGTAGCATAGCAGAACCTAGACTCTCCTATTCTTTCATCCACCTCTTTCTTGGCATACTCAGTCAACTGACCATCCTCCATATCAATTGCCATGTCAAATCTTGCCCCAACCCTCTCCATACACCACTTTCTGATTGCTGTACAACAACATACAACAACATACAACATTATACACAGAACATCACAAACATCAGAAAATAAAGGAACAGAACATGAAGTGGTGAGCTATACCTTCCAACAATGAGAATACAGGCAtgtctctgtatggttttgtgcatgcattgaatgcctccacaaagtttgttgtgttgtgatcacaacaaaCAGCAGGGTCAAACATATGCCTGGACCACTGCTCCTGGCATGTGTCCAAGTATGCAGCAGCATTTGGATCATGAGCAGTGATCTTCTCTAATGCTTTACCATACACATACTCATTGTGTGCATTTGCAGCTATCCAAAACAGTTTGAAGAAAGCAAATCCACTAAATCCATTGTTTTTGCAATTCATATACAAGTGTTGGCAGCAAACTCTCCTAGTAGCTCTAGGAAAAGTATCTCTCACTGCCAAGTCAACTCCCTACACAGAATATGTTCATTTTAGGCCAATCATATCTGTTGCAATATTATAAACTTGAAACAAAAAAGGAGCAAAATGAACATATACCTTCATTCTGTCACTGATGAAGGTCCAATCATCTTTGTTGCAACCCTCTTGCTCAAACATCTGCCTCAAGCATCTCATGAAATATGTCCAACTATCACAGCTCTCAGTGTCCACTATCCCATAAGCCTTGAACTTGGGGTTCACATCCCCACTTGGTGCAAAGAactttacaaataggtgtatactaTGCAAAACCTTTATATTTAGGtgcattttatgaattttaaacatgacttaacggaggactaatggaaagtcataataggggtatttggtgaacagttttgagtaaataggggtattttatgaattttgaaacgcgcaggtgtatttggtgcattattgcaaacctcaggggcatttcatgaaaaaaccgattaGGTTGTTATGACATACGGTACAAACCTCGCACAACCATCAAGTCGCAAGCCCTggctgattttgtggctgacttcagcccgagcctccaacacgaagtcgatCACGAAGTCAACACACTGACCAACAATGGATCCTCGTCAACATGGACCCTATATactgacggctcctccaacatacgggggacaggcctcggcatcgtgctaaagtcgccataaggggacaccatagtacaatctgtctgttgcgagttcaaagctaccaacaacgaagcagagtaCGAAGCTTTGATCTTGGGGTTGtcattagcactcgacatgaatatccgccgacttgaggtacgttgccattctttattaattatcagccagattaacggttcgtatgcagcgAAGGACTCAAAGATGCAGGCCCACTTGtaaatagcaaaaaggctcgtgaacaagttcgactcatgcaccttacaacaaataccaagagaccaaaacacccaggctgacgccttagccaatcttggctcaaacatcaaacctaaactcacctccatccccgtagtccacttaatgtatccagccatcaccaaagataacctacccatcaccgaacagtCTGAACTTACTCAAATGCCCTCATGGCGCGACCCTTACACACACTAGCTCAAACACAACACTATcccacctggagtcacccacgaaaaagccttccgcatgaaagcctccagatttatcctaatccatggagtattgttcagaaagtcggttgcaggaccgtacctgagatgctttgatcatgacgagatcgagtcgacattgcgcaacatacatgatggagaatgtggaaaccacgccggaggaagaagcGTATCCCACAAAAcccttaccatgggatatttctggcccaccatgaagaaagcCGCAATCACCTTTGCTAAGAAGTGCGACTCCTGCCAGCGGTTCGTATCCATCTCTCAtcaaccttgtgaagtactccatcctatcttgtccccttggcccttcacgAAATGGGAGATGGACATAGTAGGTCCCTTACCACAAGCGTCAGGACaacgcgtcttcatgttggcaatgaccgattacttctccaaatggatcgaagcagaagctttCAAGCGAGTTCGAGATACTGAAATCATTTCGTTCATCAAATGAAATATCCTTAGTCGGTTCGAtatcccttccgagatcgtctgcgacaatggttctcagttcatcagcaacaaaaccaaagaattctgcagtaggtataacatcaccttgcacacCTCAACACCGAGATATCCTCAAGCAAATGGCCAAGTCAAgtcaagtaacaaaatcatcataaataacctcaagaagcgcctcgatgacgccaaaggaagatgggcagacgagTTACCGATGATCCTTTGGGCCGACAGGACGACGCCAAAGACGGCGACCAACCACACTCCTTTCTCCTTGGTCTTCGGTTGCGAGGCAGTCATCCCTCCCGAAGTCGAACTCCCCACAACAAGAAGCAGTTTCATGGcaccaggaatgaacgactcagtcttgGCTTACGACATCGATACTGTTGACGAACTTAGGGAAGCAACACTGGTCAGGATGGCCTCCTAACAGCAAGCCGTCGCAAAcagctacaacaagaatgtgagggttcagatatttcagcagggagattgggttctgcgcaaggtcttcccaaacaaaaaggatcctcgacacggcaagttggccccgacatgggaaggtccctaCCAGATCGTGAGACGAACAGGACATGGCGCATACGAGTTGGTCGACAAAGAGTTGGAATGCGACACACCTAAAACTGTACCATTTCTGAACACTCgaataatttttgttttctaGCTTTTCTAACACAACAGGTACTCTAGCATTCATCACCATTATGTCGATACCCCCGGGACAGAGTGGGCATGACGTATTACGAAGACGAGAACATCTCGAACTATATACACTTATAAGTAACAAGAAGTTGAGTTCCTCTCCTctatcttttttcctttttgtatGTTATCACCACTAccgacttaggcatcggagggccgttggctccaccaacggccaaccctCACGCCATCGTCTTGTTTTGCAGACAACACCGTGGCGACATCATAAGTATACACTTAGGAGGAATAACGAACATAAAGACTCGACTCGACTTCGTCCCGTATTTCTCCTTGAactctttcttttttctccttgtcgtaatttCCTCTCATTTTTTATGTAGCtccatactgacttaagcattggagggccgttggctccaccaacggccaatcctcacgctctgctGTGTTAATAGTATGGTGCCCACATGGTGACGGATTCGACAAGGAGAAAACAGACGAAGCAAAGTGTATAACACAACTTACAGGAAACCAAAAGTCAAAATTGTGCACACATGTTTAGAAAAACGAAGTGAAAGGAAAACGATGTTCTTTTATTCAAAAATGCTTGTATACATTGCATATTACAAATcttacaaactacaaaacacaatttaggccattacaaaaatgcctggtacactacaatgtacacTGCATACATAATGGAATACAAATCTACATTTTTCTACAGCATACATTTCTTGCAGGTTCCCCTTtgacaggctggaggcgtcaccaaagtcgaactcgaggtatgtgcccaacctgcaaaacaaaacaccaaactaaacacatttttccaaaaacaaagcaagc
This genomic stretch from Spinacia oleracea cultivar Varoflay chromosome 3, BTI_SOV_V1, whole genome shotgun sequence harbors:
- the LOC130469873 gene encoding uncharacterized protein, with protein sequence MLQPVVGENLRCGCGKWQISGIPCKHALRVIYDQRLNPIDFVSPFFKSAAYKLTYADHIHPMSDPTQWPNFSLPTIQPPVIKRQAGRPAKKRKRGPNEPMKGKRNINVKCGKCREFGHNSRTCKNGGPSTGPSTSAAAGASTSQGGPRGRKRANTAT